A stretch of Methanobrevibacter sp. YE315 DNA encodes these proteins:
- a CDS encoding DUF3800 domain-containing protein: MNQEIWENKQKEIENFNEYFESKLNNYKKYPVIIKHANSMNYKGLQISDLIAWSIFQSVEYNNTEYIDLIKNKQIKEVYKE, translated from the coding sequence ATGAATCAGGAGATTTGGGAAAACAAACAAAAAGAAATTGAAAATTTCAATGAATATTTTGAATCTAAGTTAAATAATTACAAAAAGTATCCAGTTATCATCAAACATGCAAATTCTATGAACTATAAGGGTTTACAAATTTCAGATCTAATCGCATGGTCAATATTTCAAAGTGTTGAGTATAATAATACGGAATATATTGATTTAATTAAAAATAAACAAATAAAAGAAGTATATAAAGAATGA
- a CDS encoding tRNA pseudouridine(54/55) synthase Pus10: MRLAEQIIDETNGQICKNCLGRKLSKTVEGSNNIERADKVCKEIGIDLDGAECVVCNNLFDKINDDLYERIADKVSQLGVEFDTFLVGSKIDKAIMKRDEELSEKFGLTVETIKKEVNRIIGLGIWERFDKEAEFESQDIVFSIDLIGEPKVRIQINPLYIEGRYNKLKRGIPQTKWPCTKCKGRGCEECNFTGKQYPESVEELISEHFLKATKGREAKFHGAGREDIDVLMLGSGRPFVLEIKEPKIRKLDLKDLEDEINKINEGKTSYHDLHVCERRRKAEIKQSSPDTYKVYSAVVKCSEAFDESKLEELLKLDEIHQQTPLRVLRRRADKVRIKHVLDLSYEIIDETTFTMRIKTEGGLYIKELISGDDGRSNPNVSEILGVKAICEQLDVIEVSEK; this comes from the coding sequence ATGAGACTAGCTGAACAGATTATAGACGAAACCAATGGTCAGATATGCAAAAATTGTCTTGGACGCAAGCTATCCAAAACTGTTGAAGGCTCCAACAACATCGAAAGGGCAGATAAGGTCTGCAAGGAGATTGGCATCGATTTGGACGGTGCAGAATGTGTTGTATGCAACAACCTTTTTGACAAAATCAATGATGACTTATACGAAAGGATAGCCGATAAGGTCAGCCAGCTTGGAGTCGAATTCGACACATTCCTTGTAGGTTCAAAGATAGACAAAGCCATCATGAAAAGGGATGAGGAACTTTCCGAAAAGTTCGGTTTGACAGTTGAAACCATCAAAAAAGAGGTCAACAGGATAATCGGTCTTGGAATATGGGAAAGGTTCGACAAGGAAGCGGAATTCGAATCACAGGACATAGTATTCAGCATCGATTTAATCGGCGAGCCGAAAGTCAGAATCCAGATTAACCCATTATACATTGAGGGAAGATACAATAAGCTGAAGCGTGGAATACCTCAGACAAAATGGCCATGCACCAAATGCAAGGGAAGGGGATGTGAAGAGTGCAATTTCACAGGAAAGCAATACCCAGAATCCGTTGAAGAGCTTATTTCCGAGCATTTCCTTAAGGCAACCAAAGGAAGGGAGGCCAAATTCCACGGTGCAGGCCGTGAAGACATTGACGTTTTGATGCTGGGTTCAGGAAGGCCGTTCGTTCTGGAGATAAAAGAGCCGAAAATAAGAAAACTTGACCTGAAGGATTTGGAAGATGAAATAAATAAGATCAACGAGGGAAAAACCTCATATCATGATTTGCATGTTTGTGAAAGGAGAAGAAAAGCCGAAATAAAGCAGTCTTCACCGGACACATACAAGGTTTACAGTGCAGTGGTCAAATGCAGCGAGGCATTTGACGAATCCAAATTGGAAGAACTTTTGAAATTGGATGAAATCCACCAGCAGACCCCATTGAGGGTTTTAAGAAGGCGCGCAGACAAGGTGCGCATTAAGCATGTTCTGGATTTGTCCTATGAGATAATCGATGAGACAACATTCACTATGCGAATAAAGACAGAAGGCGGATTGTACATTAAGGAATTGATTTCAGGCGATGACGGACGAAGCAATCCGAACGTGTCTGAAATATTGGGCGTTAAAGCTATTTGCGAACAATTGGACGTAATTGAAGTAAGCGAGAAGTAG
- a CDS encoding Sau3AI family type II restriction endonuclease translates to MKFKTEEELLKYTENIKGKTFKEIDSKHLLDTASLKQAKGLLGHVVESGFYDYQINSDSRADFEELDIELKVTGYVKNKNGSLRAKERLVLSKIDYNKIINETFENSHVLGKCRKMLLIWYEYDSKKEAKDFLITDYQLYDMSKDIEIFNNDFEIIKRKVLDGKAHELSEGDTSYLGACTKARTSSDRTTQPFSDILPKPRAYSLKNAYMTGILRENLEPKLTTITNFKTVEEYVKDKLKPYFGKTQLEILEEITGIDHSNNVPKHISKMISDELIGKDNELAEKDELFAKTNFIIKNLPIKEDGTPRERMSFKTISLSDFEEEWKDSYWKNYFEETTLIVICYQEVNGSRNGFRILKDVKKITFDDEDLDAFEKTYNQIKIAINKEDVKLLPTSTNGFKNQLLEIAPKGVKGDNAYVNFFKRDKTKVAFMISKKLLNKKIKKGIN, encoded by the coding sequence ATGAAATTCAAAACTGAAGAAGAATTACTTAAATATACTGAAAATATTAAAGGAAAAACATTTAAAGAAATCGATTCTAAACATCTACTTGATACTGCTAGTTTAAAGCAGGCTAAAGGATTATTAGGCCATGTTGTTGAAAGTGGATTTTATGACTATCAAATAAATAGTGATAGTCGTGCTGATTTTGAAGAACTTGACATTGAACTAAAAGTTACAGGTTATGTTAAAAACAAAAATGGAAGTTTAAGAGCAAAAGAAAGACTTGTTTTAAGTAAAATTGATTACAATAAGATTATTAATGAAACTTTTGAAAACAGCCATGTTCTTGGAAAATGCAGGAAAATGCTCCTCATATGGTATGAATATGACTCAAAAAAAGAAGCTAAAGACTTTTTAATCACAGATTACCAGTTATACGATATGAGCAAAGATATTGAAATCTTTAACAACGATTTTGAAATAATAAAAAGGAAAGTTCTAGACGGGAAAGCACATGAACTTTCAGAAGGAGACACATCTTATCTAGGCGCCTGTACTAAAGCAAGAACATCCTCTGACAGAACAACACAACCTTTTTCGGATATCTTACCAAAACCAAGAGCATATTCACTTAAAAATGCCTATATGACAGGTATCCTAAGAGAAAATCTTGAACCTAAATTAACAACAATTACAAACTTCAAAACCGTCGAAGAATATGTTAAGGATAAATTAAAGCCTTATTTTGGAAAAACACAATTGGAAATTCTTGAAGAGATTACTGGTATAGACCATAGCAATAATGTTCCAAAACATATCAGCAAAATGATATCTGATGAGTTAATTGGAAAAGATAATGAATTAGCTGAAAAAGATGAATTATTTGCAAAAACTAATTTTATAATTAAAAATTTGCCTATTAAGGAAGATGGAACTCCCCGTGAGAGAATGTCATTTAAAACTATAAGTTTAAGTGATTTTGAAGAAGAGTGGAAGGATTCTTACTGGAAAAATTATTTCGAAGAAACTACTTTAATCGTGATATGCTATCAAGAAGTTAATGGTAGCAGAAATGGATTTAGGATTTTAAAGGATGTTAAAAAGATAACATTTGATGATGAAGATTTGGATGCTTTCGAAAAAACATATAATCAGATTAAGATAGCTATCAATAAAGAAGATGTCAAATTACTGCCTACTTCAACTAATGGATTTAAAAATCAATTATTAGAAATAGCTCCAAAAGGAGTGAAAGGTGATAATGCATATGTTAACTTCTTTAAAAGAGATAAAACAAAAGTAGCTTTTATGATTAGTAAAAAATTATTAAATAAAAAAATTAAAAAAGGAATAAATTAA
- a CDS encoding MFS transporter produces MSFFTVFAVNAVMVVVPSIASEFHMSNIVQNWVIIIFLLVVAVLSVPAGQISGKYGLKKVTILSVILFIIISIVNVLVTNSEQFLLCRVILGISLSFINVTSMAMIVSAFAPEERGKALGINITGVYIGLSLSPVLGGILNYQLGWRSVVLFGVPFLFVILALLLTKIDEEWITFEGIPLDLKGSLFYGVGMVLFMYGFTILNETLGVVLTVLGIIIFAMFAMIELKEDHPVFDVRFFKNRKFLSANFASLCAYLATFAVTTILNYHLQYIKGFDSQLTGMILLVAPLCQVVLAPIAGRLSDKYVPQILAAIGMGLGTLSLVMFTFLDFNTSVEFLVVSMILYGVGFGFFSPPNTNVIMGSVPPKDTSVASAAVATMRTVGQAMSMGILTLVFAFVMGNVAISPEVYPLLVSSSQITCIICVALCLASVFASLVGIKSEN; encoded by the coding sequence TTGTCGTTTTTCACTGTTTTTGCCGTCAATGCAGTGATGGTAGTCGTTCCGTCAATTGCCAGTGAATTTCACATGAGCAATATTGTTCAAAACTGGGTTATAATTATTTTTTTATTGGTTGTGGCCGTACTGTCTGTTCCCGCAGGCCAGATTTCAGGAAAATATGGCCTTAAGAAGGTCACAATCCTAAGCGTAATTCTTTTTATCATAATTTCCATAGTCAATGTGCTTGTAACCAATTCCGAGCAGTTCCTGCTGTGCCGTGTGATTTTGGGAATTTCACTGTCATTCATCAACGTCACTTCAATGGCAATGATAGTCTCAGCATTTGCTCCCGAAGAGAGGGGAAAGGCCCTTGGAATAAACATCACGGGAGTATATATAGGACTTTCCCTGTCGCCGGTTTTAGGGGGAATTCTAAACTACCAGCTTGGCTGGAGGTCTGTAGTGCTTTTCGGCGTTCCGTTTCTGTTTGTAATACTCGCCCTTCTTTTGACAAAAATCGATGAGGAATGGATTACCTTTGAAGGCATCCCCCTTGATTTGAAGGGATCACTTTTCTACGGCGTTGGAATGGTGCTTTTCATGTACGGCTTCACGATTCTAAACGAGACACTGGGGGTGGTACTGACAGTTCTCGGAATAATCATTTTTGCGATGTTTGCAATGATAGAACTGAAGGAGGACCATCCTGTATTTGACGTGAGGTTTTTCAAAAACCGCAAGTTCCTTTCAGCCAACTTCGCATCCCTATGCGCATATCTGGCCACCTTTGCGGTTACAACAATCCTGAACTATCACCTTCAGTACATAAAGGGATTCGATTCACAGTTAACAGGAATGATCCTGCTTGTGGCGCCGCTGTGCCAGGTGGTTTTGGCTCCGATTGCAGGAAGGCTCTCCGATAAGTATGTTCCGCAGATTCTGGCAGCTATCGGAATGGGGCTCGGAACACTTTCATTGGTCATGTTCACATTCCTGGACTTCAACACTTCGGTGGAATTCCTTGTGGTGTCCATGATACTCTATGGAGTCGGATTTGGGTTCTTTTCACCGCCGAATACGAATGTCATAATGGGTTCGGTTCCGCCAAAGGACACTTCAGTCGCATCAGCAGCAGTTGCAACCATGCGTACCGTCGGCCAGGCGATGAGTATGGGAATCCTGACTCTGGTGTTTGCCTTTGTCATGGGAAACGTAGCCATATCTCCTGAAGTTTATCCTCTGCTTGTAAGCAGCAGTCAGATAACCTGCATAATCTGTGTAGCGCTTTGTCTGGCTTCAGTATTCGCTTCGCTAGTGGGCATTAAATCTGAAAATTAG
- the hisF gene encoding imidazole glycerol phosphate synthase subunit HisF, which produces MLTKRIIPCLDCDLQVPEGRVVKGVEFKQIKYAGNPVDLATRYYEEGADEVVVLDITASHERRATMADVIDRLTENVFMPICVGGGIRKVDDYIKMLKAGADKCSTNTAAIKNPELLTEASKVVGSQAVVIGIDAKRRYVDHPDDAKDKIVIETDKGYCWFDTSIYGGREFTGIDAIQWAQKCQDLGAGEVLLTSMDGDGTQNGYDIELNRTINDAVDIPVIASGGVGEPKHILEVFEKTDVSAALAASIFHFNQYSIGTVKEYLKENNVAVRL; this is translated from the coding sequence ATGTTGACTAAAAGAATTATTCCATGTTTAGACTGTGACCTGCAGGTTCCGGAAGGCAGGGTTGTAAAGGGCGTTGAATTTAAGCAAATCAAATACGCAGGAAATCCTGTTGACCTTGCAACACGCTATTACGAAGAAGGAGCAGATGAGGTAGTCGTTTTAGACATCACAGCATCCCATGAAAGAAGGGCCACAATGGCCGATGTAATCGACAGATTGACAGAAAACGTATTCATGCCAATCTGTGTAGGCGGCGGAATAAGGAAAGTTGACGACTACATTAAAATGCTTAAGGCCGGAGCGGACAAATGCTCAACAAATACGGCGGCCATCAAGAATCCGGAACTGTTGACTGAAGCTTCAAAAGTAGTGGGATCACAGGCGGTCGTAATAGGAATCGATGCAAAAAGAAGATATGTCGACCATCCCGACGATGCAAAGGACAAGATAGTCATCGAAACCGATAAGGGGTACTGCTGGTTTGATACAAGCATTTACGGCGGACGCGAATTTACAGGCATCGATGCAATACAATGGGCACAGAAATGCCAGGATTTGGGTGCCGGAGAGGTTCTATTGACAAGCATGGATGGGGACGGAACCCAAAACGGATACGATATCGAGCTGAACAGGACAATCAACGATGCTGTTGACATCCCGGTCATTGCAAGCGGAGGTGTCGGCGAACCGAAACATATTCTGGAAGTCTTTGAAAAGACAGATGTTTCAGCGGCTCTTGCGGCAAGCATATTTCATTTTAACCAGTATTCAATCGGCACAGTTAAGGAGTACCTGAAAGAAAACAACGTGGCTGTTCGCTTATGA
- a CDS encoding DNA glycosylase: MIIKSPIDLDLTINSGQTSQPPWIQNGDSFSNVVVTDGKPLIFNVRQSGDYLVFNLDDKRALSRLNYIFDLDFDLDKFYSYLNDHEELRDMSGFCRGLRLFLAPDPFECVISSICSANNSIKRWTKSVSEIKKNWGVRYGDYYTFPKSNVMSNIYLDEEDEFNLSDVQDICDCSNNLKNCGVGYRAPYMRRASELFTDEIDLCEIFEMSYDEAFETMLEVPGVGPKVADCILLYGFNFREAFPSDVWIKRIVSHLYFDGRDISVAKVRDFGMEEFGEYAGYVQLYMFHYARKSGLMAKLK, from the coding sequence ATGATAATTAAATCTCCGATTGACCTGGATTTGACAATAAATTCAGGCCAGACTTCACAACCCCCATGGATACAAAACGGCGATTCATTTTCAAATGTCGTTGTGACAGACGGCAAACCTTTAATTTTCAACGTCAGGCAGTCAGGGGATTATTTGGTTTTCAACTTGGATGACAAGAGGGCCCTTTCCAGGCTGAACTACATTTTTGATTTGGATTTTGATTTGGACAAGTTCTACAGCTATCTAAACGATCATGAAGAGCTTAGGGACATGTCCGGATTCTGCAGGGGCTTGAGACTGTTTTTGGCGCCAGACCCCTTCGAGTGCGTAATCTCGTCAATATGCTCTGCAAACAATTCAATTAAAAGATGGACAAAATCCGTTTCTGAAATCAAGAAGAATTGGGGAGTAAGATATGGCGATTACTATACGTTTCCTAAAAGCAACGTCATGTCAAACATATACTTGGATGAAGAGGATGAATTTAATCTATCGGATGTTCAAGATATTTGCGATTGCAGCAATAATCTTAAAAATTGCGGCGTAGGATATAGAGCACCATACATGAGAAGGGCAAGCGAGCTTTTTACAGATGAAATTGACCTTTGCGAAATATTTGAAATGAGCTATGATGAAGCCTTTGAAACAATGCTTGAAGTTCCGGGAGTAGGCCCTAAAGTTGCCGACTGCATTTTGCTTTACGGGTTCAACTTCAGGGAGGCCTTTCCAAGCGATGTTTGGATAAAAAGGATAGTATCTCATTTATATTTTGACGGCAGGGACATCAGTGTTGCCAAAGTCCGTGACTTTGGAATGGAAGAGTTCGGAGAATATGCAGGCTATGTGCAGCTCTATATGTTTCATTATGCGCGCAAGTCAGGTCTGATGGCGAAATTGAAATAG
- the dcm gene encoding DNA (cytosine-5-)-methyltransferase, which produces MEKTVVELFAGVGGFRCGFNDVEFDGGTVKEQNNWNFVWANQWEPSTKTQAAFDCYIERFGENSCVCQDIGEVDKTTIPDHTLLVGGFPCQDYSVARSLSNEKGIEGKKGVLWWEIAEVLEAKQPPFVLLENVDRLLRSPSTQRGRDFGIMLRSLLDNGYAVEWRVINAAEYGFPQKRRRVFIFAYHESTNYFKEMKKYSPEQIVYSNGIFAKEFPIKDVKLKKGNTIISQEEFEDIVYISDEFNFHFFNAGIMVNGIIHTYKVEPKECKEITTLGDILEKGEVDEKYFLLDEKLEKWTFLKGSKKIERTKPNGEKYYFSEGQLAFPDKLDVPARTMLTSESTTNRSSHVVKDKVSGNLRTLTPVEAERIQMFPDNWTNIESKAMTERRRYFMMGNALVVGVVQKLGHYLEKIVEDEN; this is translated from the coding sequence ATGGAAAAAACTGTTGTAGAATTATTTGCAGGTGTTGGAGGTTTCCGTTGTGGATTCAATGATGTTGAATTCGATGGCGGAACAGTTAAAGAACAAAATAATTGGAATTTTGTTTGGGCCAATCAATGGGAACCATCTACTAAAACACAAGCGGCATTTGATTGTTATATTGAAAGATTTGGTGAAAATTCATGTGTATGTCAGGATATTGGTGAAGTTGATAAGACCACAATTCCAGACCACACTCTTTTGGTTGGCGGTTTTCCATGTCAAGATTACTCTGTTGCAAGATCTCTTTCCAATGAAAAAGGTATCGAAGGTAAAAAAGGAGTTTTATGGTGGGAAATTGCTGAAGTTTTAGAGGCAAAGCAACCTCCTTTTGTTTTACTTGAAAATGTTGATAGACTTTTAAGATCTCCTTCAACTCAAAGAGGCCGTGATTTTGGCATAATGTTAAGATCACTTTTGGATAATGGTTATGCTGTTGAGTGGAGAGTAATTAACGCTGCAGAATATGGATTTCCTCAAAAAAGAAGAAGAGTCTTTATTTTTGCTTATCATGAATCTACTAATTACTTTAAGGAAATGAAAAAATATTCTCCAGAACAAATAGTTTACTCTAATGGTATTTTTGCAAAAGAGTTCCCGATTAAGGATGTCAAATTAAAGAAAGGAAATACTATTATTTCACAAGAAGAGTTTGAAGACATTGTTTATATTAGTGATGAATTTAATTTCCACTTTTTTAATGCGGGAATAATGGTCAATGGAATTATTCATACATATAAAGTCGAACCAAAAGAGTGTAAAGAAATAACTACATTGGGTGACATTCTTGAGAAAGGTGAAGTTGATGAAAAATATTTCCTTCTAGATGAAAAACTAGAAAAATGGACATTTTTAAAGGGATCAAAGAAAATTGAAAGAACAAAACCTAATGGTGAAAAATATTATTTTTCGGAAGGGCAACTCGCATTTCCTGATAAGTTAGATGTTCCAGCAAGAACAATGCTTACAAGTGAAAGTACAACAAATAGGAGTTCACACGTTGTTAAAGATAAGGTTTCAGGTAATCTAAGAACATTAACTCCAGTTGAAGCAGAAAGAATCCAAATGTTTCCGGATAATTGGACAAATATAGAATCTAAGGCCATGACTGAAAGAAGAAGATATTTCATGATGGGCAATGCATTAGTTGTTGGTGTTGTTCAAAAATTAGGCCATTATTTAGAAAAAATAGTTGAAGATGAAAATTAA
- a CDS encoding preprotein translocase subunit Sec61beta, translating to MAKKNDKISMPQTGAGLVRYFDEESLGPKLAPEHIIVATIILAIFCFVLRYSA from the coding sequence ATGGCGAAAAAAAATGACAAGATTTCCATGCCTCAAACCGGTGCAGGGTTAGTAAGATACTTTGATGAAGAAAGTCTCGGTCCAAAACTTGCTCCTGAGCACATTATTGTTGCTACAATTATCCTAGCTATATTCTGTTTCGTTTTAAGGTATTCAGCTTAA
- a CDS encoding peptidylprolyl isomerase, with protein sequence MKVAIIETDKGNIELELFPNEAPGTVANFEKLANEGFYDGLTFHRVIPNFVIQGGCPIGNGTGGPGYTIKCETEGNPHKHGTGALSMAHAGKDTGGSQFFITHCPQPHLDGVHTVFGQVIKGQDVVDAIQQGDVMNKVTVEER encoded by the coding sequence ATGAAAGTCGCGATAATCGAAACTGACAAGGGAAACATCGAACTTGAACTTTTCCCAAATGAAGCGCCTGGAACTGTAGCTAACTTTGAAAAATTGGCCAACGAAGGTTTCTATGACGGTTTGACCTTCCACAGGGTAATTCCTAACTTTGTGATTCAAGGCGGATGCCCTATCGGAAACGGTACCGGCGGACCTGGCTATACCATCAAATGTGAAACCGAAGGAAACCCTCACAAGCACGGTACTGGTGCATTGTCAATGGCACACGCAGGTAAAGACACCGGTGGAAGCCAATTCTTTATTACACACTGCCCACAACCACACTTGGACGGTGTCCACACCGTATTCGGTCAGGTCATCAAAGGTCAGGATGTTGTTGATGCTATCCAGCAAGGCGACGTCATGAACAAAGTGACCGTTGAAGAAAGATAA
- the moaC gene encoding cyclic pyranopterin monophosphate synthase MoaC: MADEFTHLTDSGVHMVEVGGKPDQKRRAIAEGSIFLDRNTINLIQNEEIKKGNVLTTAQIAGIQAVKNTSSIIPLCHPLALTGIELDFEVKEDEIIATCAVNTLGKTGVEMEAITGVSVALLTVWDMVKAVEKDENGQYPDTRISDIKVIKKEKI; this comes from the coding sequence ATGGCAGATGAATTTACACATTTGACAGACAGCGGCGTACATATGGTTGAAGTCGGGGGAAAGCCTGACCAGAAAAGAAGAGCTATTGCAGAAGGCAGCATATTTTTGGATAGGAATACCATCAATCTGATCCAGAATGAGGAAATCAAGAAAGGAAACGTTTTGACAACTGCTCAGATTGCAGGAATTCAGGCCGTAAAAAACACTTCTTCAATAATCCCGCTTTGCCACCCATTGGCCTTGACCGGAATAGAACTTGATTTTGAGGTTAAGGAAGATGAAATCATTGCAACATGTGCGGTCAATACATTAGGAAAAACCGGCGTTGAAATGGAGGCAATAACCGGAGTCAGTGTGGCGTTGCTTACAGTATGGGATATGGTAAAGGCAGTTGAAAAGGATGAGAATGGACAGTACCCGGATACAAGAATAAGCGACATTAAGGTAATTAAGAAAGAGAAAATCTAA
- a CDS encoding Ig-like domain-containing protein, translating to MKFDKVMVIGLLILVIITMGAVSAADENASADEVLGESPLEETGSFADLASLVENASSGQTVYLENDYVNDGSHKSGIDIGDAITVDGKNHTIDASRASNVFNVKNTNVILKNINFINTINSAVNGTCTIYNCSFKDCSCDSLGGAIYTTVRGNAYGCCFVNCSAGAGGAIYNFNAYECSFVNCSANNGGGIVNGNANNCSFENCYATKSGGGVYFSAANGNVQNCLFVNCHSGGKGGGILYFGKLNVKKCSFENCSAEEIGGGIYATSNLEDCIFTNCHSGGNGGAFYSYNTISNIRNCTFDNCSAVKYGGGIYSANANNCFFTNCSAEKNGAAIFNGNATDCSIIGWYSPGGPIYKGNAYNCTVLESPHIIISTDFALPNKSFDIEVAISKNAYGNVRIAVNNRTYTSAISSGKAIVTADALSEGTYEIVASYDGNSNCSAQTVSSNLVVGKTYQGITVCPSEKTYFGESTMIEVETAKDATGYVHILIEGKDYKAKITKGKAVAYVSGIKVGTHNFTIKYGGNYRYYAEEASSCFEVLKGTPMTSISAPSITYGNDETVTVEFSSYVNGFVKIIVNSKAVRTQIINHTANTSFSGLRVGTYEVTAIYAGTSNYNAQTLNATFNVSKGTPIKSVSVKSIKVGHDAVINVKMADNVNGFVKITVNGVTKRVQIVNGTATLSVSGLKAGSYSASVAYAGSNNFRGQTKTAYFTVTKYKPRIQVGTTYYESPRFTRITVSINSDATGYLRVTYEGTTYRLAIGSNGNVYFDVDGIINRLTVVVAYGGNYKYTAVNETITFPFPRQ from the coding sequence ATGAAATTTGATAAGGTGATGGTAATCGGCCTGTTGATTCTGGTTATCATCACAATGGGAGCCGTTAGTGCAGCTGATGAAAATGCTTCGGCTGATGAGGTTCTAGGTGAAAGTCCTCTTGAAGAGACCGGAAGCTTTGCTGATTTGGCAAGCCTGGTTGAAAACGCTTCAAGCGGCCAGACAGTGTACCTGGAAAACGACTACGTCAATGACGGGTCACACAAAAGCGGCATCGACATTGGAGATGCAATAACGGTTGACGGTAAAAATCATACCATTGATGCAAGCAGGGCATCAAACGTTTTCAACGTGAAAAACACTAACGTCATATTGAAAAACATCAATTTTATCAACACCATCAATTCCGCAGTGAACGGAACATGCACAATCTATAACTGTTCTTTCAAGGACTGCTCCTGCGATAGTCTTGGCGGGGCAATCTATACCACAGTCAGAGGCAATGCCTATGGCTGCTGCTTTGTGAACTGTTCTGCTGGAGCAGGTGGTGCCATTTACAACTTTAATGCATATGAATGCTCATTTGTGAACTGTTCTGCCAATAATGGCGGTGGAATCGTTAACGGAAATGCAAACAACTGCTCTTTTGAAAACTGTTATGCAACCAAATCCGGTGGCGGCGTTTACTTTTCTGCAGCCAACGGAAATGTTCAAAACTGTTTGTTTGTGAACTGCCATTCCGGTGGAAAAGGAGGGGGCATTTTATATTTCGGGAAGCTGAATGTGAAAAAATGCTCTTTTGAAAACTGTTCTGCCGAAGAAATCGGCGGAGGAATCTATGCAACTTCCAATCTGGAAGACTGCATTTTCACCAATTGCCATTCCGGTGGAAACGGGGGAGCATTCTATTCATACAATACCATAAGCAATATTCGCAACTGCACTTTTGACAACTGTTCCGCCGTCAAATATGGAGGCGGAATCTATTCGGCGAATGCCAACAACTGTTTTTTCACAAACTGTTCTGCCGAAAAGAATGGTGCTGCAATCTTTAACGGGAATGCCACCGACTGTTCCATTATAGGATGGTATTCTCCGGGCGGTCCAATCTATAAGGGAAATGCATACAACTGCACAGTATTGGAATCACCGCACATAATCATATCCACTGATTTTGCGCTTCCTAATAAAAGTTTCGACATTGAAGTTGCCATATCCAAAAACGCATATGGGAATGTGAGGATTGCTGTAAACAACAGAACATATACCTCTGCCATCAGCTCAGGCAAGGCAATTGTTACTGCAGACGCTTTAAGTGAGGGAACCTATGAAATTGTGGCAAGCTATGACGGAAACTCAAACTGCAGCGCCCAAACCGTTTCAAGCAACCTTGTCGTGGGAAAAACATATCAGGGAATCACTGTTTGCCCATCCGAAAAAACATATTTCGGCGAATCCACTATGATTGAAGTCGAAACGGCCAAGGATGCCACCGGTTATGTGCATATACTAATCGAAGGCAAGGACTACAAAGCAAAAATCACAAAGGGAAAGGCAGTTGCATATGTCAGCGGCATAAAGGTAGGAACACATAACTTTACCATAAAATACGGTGGAAACTACAGATACTATGCTGAAGAGGCTTCATCTTGCTTTGAAGTTCTTAAAGGAACTCCAATGACTTCAATTTCCGCCCCTTCAATTACCTACGGCAATGACGAAACAGTCACCGTTGAATTTTCAAGCTACGTCAACGGCTTTGTCAAAATCATTGTAAACAGCAAGGCTGTCAGGACCCAAATCATTAACCATACTGCAAACACTTCATTTTCAGGTTTAAGAGTCGGCACATATGAAGTCACTGCAATCTATGCAGGCACCTCAAACTACAATGCCCAGACCTTAAACGCTACCTTCAACGTCAGCAAAGGAACTCCAATCAAATCCGTTTCCGTCAAAAGCATCAAGGTTGGCCATGACGCCGTCATCAATGTCAAAATGGCGGACAATGTCAACGGGTTTGTAAAAATCACCGTTAATGGCGTCACTAAAAGGGTTCAAATCGTTAATGGTACCGCAACCTTAAGCGTTTCCGGATTAAAGGCCGGCAGCTATTCCGCAAGTGTAGCTTATGCAGGAAGCAACAACTTTAGGGGACAAACAAAAACAGCTTATTTCACTGTAACAAAATACAAGCCAAGAATTCAGGTTGGCACAACCTATTATGAAAGTCCAAGGTTTACACGTATCACAGTTAGCATAAACAGTGATGCAACAGGCTATTTAAGAGTTACCTATGAAGGAACAACCTACAGGCTTGCGATAGGCTCAAACGGCAATGTCTACTTTGATGTTGACGGAATCATAAATCGATTAACCGTTGTTGTTGCATATGGAGGCAACTACAAATACACTGCGGTAAACGAGACAATTACATTTCCATTTCCTAGACAATAG